A stretch of the Acyrthosiphon pisum isolate AL4f chromosome A2, pea_aphid_22Mar2018_4r6ur, whole genome shotgun sequence genome encodes the following:
- the LOC115034142 gene encoding centrosomal protein of 83 kDa-like: protein MSYGTETETYKNSPECDITLKQFESVNSGTPTSQSMNDSLKNQQIILASDNPLMAKIQNILKLQLLKQSENIKREIQTLSMVVKAKEKEKSSTISLINNANSQVAAQQNLLSDFHRMKVELETANEKLGKSIEQQIQRHRVLKSQIECSREFLNELTKHEKEQEISFNRCSQTKYHTKQYKKKLLNNQQKQDLLLLSLTQENLRLEDRINQLGEQGKAKYEESELLRQKLMDNSIGLDAVNKDNAEEEKNKYHILLTEYYSYKRSSQVECNKHDELLHFLNKFTQKQINLQNGFKTCLENFNDLRDKYFNILKMTEIQNQNLNEVIFEQKSVQNELNKLLRLQNNISNQQLIYEDQILEEFNNELITDGFSVS from the exons atGTCTTATGGGACAGAAAcagaaacatataaaaatagcCCTGAATGTGATATTACTCTTAAACAGTTTGAAAGTGTAAATAGTGGAACCCCGACATCTCAATCGATGAATGATTCACTAAAAAACCAACAAATTATACTTGCATCGGACAATCCTCTCATggcgaaaattcaaaatatattgaaattacaGTTGTTGAAACAATCGGAAAACATCAAAAGAGAAATACAAACTCtt agTATGGTAGTTAAAGCCAAAGAGAAAGAAAAGTCTTCAACTATTAGTCTGATAAATAATGCAAACAGTCAAGTTGCAGCACAGCAAAACCTATTGAGTGACTTCCACCGAATGAAAGTAGAATTGGAAACAGCAAACGAAAAGTTGGGAAAAAGTATTGAACAGCAAATACAACGTC ATAGAGTTTTAAAAAGTCAAATAGAATGCAGTCGTGAATTTCTGAACGAACTTACCAAGCATGAAAAAGAACAGGAAATTTCATTTAATAGGTGTAGTCAAACGAAATATCATACAAAAcagtataagaaaaaattattaaacaatcaGCAAAAACAG GACCTGTTGTTATTGTCTCTAACTCAAGAAAATCTTCGATTGGAAGATCGTATTAATCAATTAGGTGAACAAGGAAAGGCCAAGTATGAAGAAAGTGAACTACTGAGACAAAAACTTATGGACAATTCAATAGGTCTTGATGCCGTTAATAAAGATAACGCAGA agaagaaaaaaataaatatcatatattattaacagaatACTACAGTTACAAGCGCAGTTCACAAGTCGAATGTAACAAACATGATGAATTACTccactttttaaataaatttactcaaaagcaaataaatttacaaaatgggTTTAAAACTTGTTTAGAAAACTTTAATGATTTGAGGGAtaagtatttcaatatattaaaaatgacagAAATCCAAAATCAAAACTTAAATGAAGtgatattt gAACAAAAATCTGTTCAAAATgaactaaacaaattattacgTTTACAAAACAACATATCAAATCAACAATTAATCTATGAAGATCAAATTTTAGAggaatttaataatgaattaatcacTGACG gaTTCAGCGTTAGTTAA
- the LOC100168245 gene encoding uncharacterized protein LOC100168245 translates to MCLKRDNDDNCDKFLFPFPIMDTIDLTIDELGDDDDFVEITPPLVDQWNYPYNLLPSSDEEEPARGFISHMEDGNGDVHYTRSSTTHDLSNEINQNANTPSASVNINFSISETNNTDQSSEDREFELNIPQILLSMSRISHNLYNQSSSSHD, encoded by the exons ATGTGCTTGAAACGGGATAATGATGACAATTGTGACAAGTTTTTGTTTCCGTTTCCGATAATGGACACTATCGATTTGACGATAGATGAATTAGGGGATGATGATGACTTTGTGGAAATCACACCACCGCTTGTCGACCAGTGGAATTATCCGTACAATTTGTTGCCATCTAGTGATGAAGAAGAGCCG GCGAGAGGTTTCATAAGCCATATGGAGGACGGTAATGGAGATGTTCATTATACTCGTTCAAGTACCACTCATGACTTATCAaatgaaataaatcaaaatgcTAACACACCAAGTGCATCAGTAAATATCAacttt agTATTTCGGAAACCAACAATACTGATCAATCTAGTGAAGATAGAGAATTTGAATTGAATATACCACAAATATTGTTATCGATGTCCAGAATATCACATAATTTGTACAATCAATCTTCGTCATCTCATGATTAA
- the LOC107882731 gene encoding centrosomal protein of 128 kDa-like: MKSNMIESEFKELESLKKKCEVGDVITPQMQIDHVRSKINDVENETNVIKQYCIQNQNKNVQLLDEKNKQIIELNMLREYDTQNLKKSRKLDLEIVSLSKEVDQYKRKITNMRNEAVKYNEVFVKNKGKSSKLLNENEWIQSSALVELNENEKQCLEYIDLLKLLKNELNEIKKTYIEKQRESKSWDAKVQLLVEMKTELKNKQGIFGDIDVIQKEIHKMQITESRLKKILDKIMSDLEKCILKRETIYNKFATKNSSDKNGTKQKLLKILEDLRIMIRQIKTKCKKIDKDISHAQNYKIELECKLTHLRDKCINVEQNTNDVAKNIEDMNALKLKDFYKLNFKQNHIKFLEDVKREKYRLLIKCESKMNEAITAQRSKNSNLISVVEALKSDFPYLDLVLTRLLLTLKSIES, from the exons ATGAAATCAAACATGATTGAATCGGAATTCAAAGAATTGgaatctttgaaaaaaaaatgtgaa GTTGGTGATGTTATAACTCCACAAATGCAAATTGACCACGTCAGAAGTAAAATTAATGATGTAGAAAATGAAACCAAtgtcataaaacaatattgcattcaaaaccaaaacaaaaatgtacaattattagatgaaaaaaataaacaaattattgaacTCAATATGTTGCGTgaat atgatacgcaaaatcttaaaaaaagtagaaaactCGATCTCGAAATCGTTTCTTTATCCAAAGAAGTCGATcagtataaacgaaaaattacaaacatgaGAAATGAAGCTGTGAAGTATAATgaagtttttgtaaaaaataaagggAAAAGTAGTAAACTTTTGAATGAAAATGAATGGATACAAAGCTCTGCTTTGGTcgaattaaat gaaaaTGAAAAACAGTGTTTGGAATATATAGATCttctaaaattgttaaaaaatgaattgaacgaaataaaaaaaacatacattgaGAAACAACGTGAAAGTAAATCGTGGGACGCTAAGGTCCAGTTACTTGTCGAAATGAAAACAGAACTTAAGAATAAACAAGGTATTTTTGGTGACATTGATGTTATACAAAAGGAAATACATAAAATGCAG ATAACGGAAAgtagattgaaaaaaatattggacaAAATAATGTCGGATTTAGAAAAATGCATATTGAAACGGGAAACGATTTACAACAAATTTGCAACAAAGAATTCAAGCGACAAAAATGGtactaaacaaaaattgttgaaGATCCTCGAAGACCTGCGAATAATGATAAGACAAATTAAAACT aaatgtaaaaaaatagacAAAGACATAAGTCAtgcacaaaattataaaatagaattggAGTGTAAGCTTACACATTTAAGAGATAAATGTATCAACGTTGAACAAAATACTAACGATGTagcaaaaaatattgaagatatgAATGCTTTAAAACTTAAA gatttttataaattaaacttcaaGCAAAATCATATCAAATTCTTAGAAGATGTAAAAAGAGAAAAATACCGTTTGCTGATAAAATGTGAATCAAAAATGAACGAAGCAATTACAGCTCAGAGGTCGAAGAATTCCAACTTAATAAGTGTTGTGGAAGCTTTAAAAAGCGATTTCCCATACTTGGATCTTGTGTTGACTCGTTTGTTATTAACTCTTAAGTCCATTGAAAGTTAA